One Orrella dioscoreae genomic window carries:
- a CDS encoding ankyrin repeat domain-containing protein: protein MNSEDFSPLGRVGGWLLRRAVPGLLAASVSVSAMAQNTSWWRDIRNDRASAVAEQLRAGADPNQVTDKGEPALMQAVRDDAWEVFDVILADSRTDVNIMNGVQETPLMYTALTGQLSRSQALVKRGAEVNRLGWTPLHYAAAKGHADVAKWLIGLKAIVNAPSPDGTSPLMMAMRANSVDTAQVLINAGADPSQRNLQGQDAIDMARQFGNDRLADAMEKLAQDRRKAQGR, encoded by the coding sequence GTGAATTCTGAAGATTTCTCCCCGCTGGGCCGCGTCGGCGGCTGGTTGCTGCGCCGCGCCGTGCCCGGCCTGCTGGCCGCGTCGGTGTCCGTCAGCGCCATGGCCCAGAACACCAGCTGGTGGCGGGACATCCGCAATGACCGCGCGTCGGCCGTGGCCGAGCAGTTGCGTGCGGGCGCCGATCCCAATCAAGTGACCGACAAGGGGGAACCCGCGCTGATGCAGGCGGTGCGTGACGACGCCTGGGAAGTCTTCGATGTGATCCTGGCCGACAGCCGCACCGACGTGAACATCATGAACGGGGTCCAGGAGACGCCGCTGATGTACACCGCGCTGACGGGCCAGCTTTCCCGCAGCCAGGCGCTGGTCAAGCGTGGCGCCGAGGTGAACCGCCTGGGCTGGACACCCTTGCACTATGCCGCCGCCAAGGGGCATGCCGACGTGGCGAAATGGCTGATCGGCCTGAAGGCCATCGTGAACGCGCCGTCGCCGGATGGCACCTCGCCGCTGATGATGGCGATGCGGGCCAACAGCGTGGACACGGCGCAGGTGCTGATCAACGCGGGCGCCGACCCGTCGCAACGCAATCTGCAGGGGCAGGACGCCATCGACATGGCGAGGCAGTTCGGCAACGACCGCCTGGCGGACGCCATGGAAAAGCTGGCGCAGGACCGTCGCAAGGCGCAGGGTCGTTAG
- a CDS encoding Glu/Leu/Phe/Val family dehydrogenase: protein MSQQQNHALPSYLDPNDLGPWGIYLKQVDRVTPYLGSLARWVETLKRPKRALIVDVPIELDDGRIAHYEGYRVQHNTSRGPGKGGVRYHQDVTLSEVMALSAWMSVKNAAINVPFGGAKGGIRVDPRTLSQPELERMTRRYTSEIGVIIGPSKDIPAPDVNTNAQIMSWMMDTYSMNEGLTSTGVVTGKPVALGGSLGRTEATGRGVFVVACEAARDAGLDVAGSRVAVQGFGNVGGTAARLFYDAGAKIVAAQDHTGTVFKADGLDVPDLIAHVSRAGGVGGFEGGEAIAAEDFWGVETDFLIPAALEGQITSKNADRIRARFVVEGANGPTTPEADDILTDKGITVVPDVLANAGGVTVSYFEWVQDFSSFFWSEEEINQRLERIMREAYASISQVAKQHQVTLRTAAFIVACTRILQARQVRGLYP, encoded by the coding sequence ATGTCGCAGCAGCAAAACCACGCGCTTCCCTCTTACCTGGACCCCAACGACCTGGGGCCTTGGGGCATTTACCTGAAACAGGTCGACCGCGTCACGCCCTACCTGGGGTCGCTGGCACGCTGGGTCGAAACCCTGAAGCGCCCCAAGCGCGCGCTGATCGTCGACGTGCCGATCGAACTGGATGACGGCCGCATCGCCCACTACGAGGGCTACCGCGTCCAGCACAACACCTCGCGCGGCCCCGGCAAGGGCGGCGTGCGTTACCACCAGGACGTCACGCTGTCCGAGGTCATGGCCCTGTCGGCCTGGATGTCGGTGAAGAACGCCGCCATCAACGTGCCTTTCGGCGGCGCCAAGGGCGGGATCCGCGTCGACCCGCGCACGCTGTCGCAACCCGAACTCGAGCGCATGACGCGCCGCTACACCAGCGAGATCGGCGTGATCATCGGGCCGTCGAAGGACATCCCCGCGCCGGACGTGAACACGAACGCGCAGATCATGTCCTGGATGATGGACACGTATTCCATGAACGAAGGCCTGACCTCCACCGGCGTGGTCACGGGCAAGCCCGTGGCGCTGGGCGGCAGCCTGGGGCGCACCGAAGCCACGGGCCGCGGCGTGTTCGTGGTGGCCTGCGAGGCCGCGCGCGACGCCGGCCTGGACGTGGCGGGTTCGCGCGTTGCCGTGCAGGGTTTCGGCAACGTGGGCGGCACGGCCGCCCGCCTGTTCTATGACGCGGGCGCCAAGATCGTGGCCGCGCAGGATCACACCGGCACGGTGTTCAAGGCCGACGGCCTGGACGTGCCCGACCTGATTGCGCACGTGTCGCGTGCCGGTGGCGTCGGGGGCTTCGAAGGCGGTGAGGCGATTGCCGCCGAGGACTTCTGGGGCGTGGAAACGGACTTCCTGATTCCCGCCGCGCTGGAAGGCCAGATCACGTCGAAGAACGCCGACCGTATCCGCGCGCGCTTCGTGGTGGAAGGCGCCAACGGCCCGACCACGCCCGAGGCCGACGACATCCTGACCGACAAGGGCATCACGGTGGTGCCCGACGTGCTGGCCAACGCCGGCGGCGTGACGGTCAGCTACTTCGAATGGGTGCAGGATTTCTCCAGCTTCTTCTGGAGCGAGGAAGAGATCAACCAGCGCCTGGAGCGCATCATGCGCGAGGCCTATGCGTCCATCTCGCAGGTGGCCAAGCAGCACCAGGTGACGCTGCGCACCGCCGCCTTCATCGTGGCGTGCACGCGCATCCTGCAGGCGCGCCAGGTGCGCGGCCTGTATCCCTGA
- a CDS encoding alpha/beta fold hydrolase produces the protein MSHPSQLPSTGSFASIPLSGDDSLSCLQLGQGERLCILIHGSLCDGRYWWPQFDDLSAGRRLCSPSLRHYFPAAPDPTVRLDWRRDVGDLLALVERLSPDAPVDLIGHSRGGAIAYQLARQRPDRVRRLVLAEPGGATQAGTPADPVLMQEWKAALSAKLARGEYESAVGQFIDGVSRAGSWLHSPRDFKRMALDNAHTLVSQMDDPLPAYAEADVAQLALPVLLVKGQRSRERFVVTVDTLARWLPDARVVEIAGASHGMNLAHPRAFNAAVLDFLDAA, from the coding sequence ATGTCCCACCCCAGCCAGCTGCCCAGCACCGGCAGCTTCGCCAGTATCCCGCTCTCCGGCGACGACAGCCTGTCCTGCCTGCAACTCGGCCAGGGCGAACGCCTCTGCATCCTGATCCACGGTTCGCTCTGCGACGGACGGTATTGGTGGCCGCAGTTCGACGACCTGTCGGCTGGCCGCCGGCTGTGTTCGCCCAGCCTGCGCCATTACTTCCCCGCCGCGCCGGATCCCACGGTGAGGCTGGACTGGCGGCGCGACGTCGGCGATCTGCTTGCCCTGGTCGAGCGCCTGAGCCCGGATGCCCCCGTCGACCTGATCGGCCATTCACGCGGCGGCGCCATTGCCTACCAGTTGGCACGGCAGCGCCCGGACCGCGTGCGCAGGCTGGTGCTGGCCGAGCCCGGCGGCGCCACGCAGGCCGGCACGCCCGCGGATCCGGTGTTGATGCAGGAGTGGAAAGCCGCGCTGTCGGCCAAGCTGGCGCGCGGAGAATACGAATCGGCCGTCGGCCAGTTCATCGATGGCGTCAGCCGCGCCGGCAGCTGGCTGCACAGCCCGCGCGATTTCAAGCGCATGGCGCTGGACAACGCCCACACGCTGGTCTCGCAGATGGACGACCCGCTGCCCGCCTACGCGGAAGCGGACGTCGCCCAATTGGCCCTGCCGGTATTGCTGGTGAAGGGACAACGCAGCCGCGAGCGCTTCGTCGTCACGGTGGACACGCTGGCGCGCTGGTTGCCCGATGCGCGGGTGGTGGAGATTGCCGGGGCCAGCCACGGCATGAACCTGGCCCACCCGCGTGCCTTCAATGCCGCGGTCCTGGACTTCCTGGACGCGGCCTGA
- a CDS encoding DUF3298 and DUF4163 domain-containing protein, translating into MTYTPVVLSFSLASALLLSACGTSTPSSISLPSASAQAAADTGQALRSEPVRWKRDKPGCKRECPRIEVDSLAFPQDEKLTALVDHALAMMTGLESNVQPTYLSIAEFEAYYWRTAKPRYAVVLKAELKHQQGPITVLTLSSYQFTGGAHGIPATQYLNWDRGAQRVLGLADVLEPGRGPQFVQALARAHKRWLEDNRDYQDNPTRYAELWPFSPSDNYALAKDGITVKYDAYAIAPYSHGEPELTIPYTELTGILKPAYLPAR; encoded by the coding sequence ATGACCTACACGCCCGTCGTTCTCTCTTTTTCCCTGGCCTCGGCGCTGCTGCTGTCGGCCTGCGGCACCTCCACGCCCAGCTCCATCAGCCTGCCCTCTGCCTCGGCACAGGCCGCCGCCGACACCGGCCAGGCCCTGCGCAGCGAACCCGTGCGCTGGAAGCGCGACAAGCCTGGCTGCAAGCGCGAGTGCCCGCGCATCGAAGTCGACTCGCTGGCTTTCCCGCAAGACGAAAAACTCACCGCCCTGGTCGACCATGCGCTGGCGATGATGACGGGACTGGAATCCAACGTCCAGCCCACCTACCTGTCGATCGCCGAGTTCGAGGCGTATTACTGGCGCACCGCCAAACCGCGCTATGCCGTGGTGCTGAAAGCGGAGTTGAAGCACCAGCAGGGCCCGATCACCGTGCTCACGCTGTCCAGCTACCAGTTCACGGGCGGCGCCCATGGCATCCCCGCCACGCAATACCTGAACTGGGACCGCGGCGCGCAACGCGTGCTGGGGCTGGCGGACGTCCTGGAACCCGGCCGCGGCCCGCAGTTCGTGCAGGCGCTGGCGCGCGCCCACAAGCGCTGGCTGGAAGACAACCGCGACTATCAGGACAACCCCACGCGCTACGCGGAGCTCTGGCCTTTCTCGCCCAGCGACAACTACGCGCTGGCCAAGGACGGCATCACGGTCAAGTACGACGCCTACGCCATCGCCCCGTATTCGCATGGCGAACCGGAACTGACCATCCCGTACACCGAGCTGACCGGCATCCTGAAACCGGCCTACCTGCCGGCACGCTGA
- a CDS encoding lipoate--protein ligase family protein yields the protein MSTAQQPPRADWRDFDWQLIHEGPEQPAMHMALDAVLADEVGAGRHPPTLRIWEWAAPAVVIGRFQSLQNEVEPTGAQRHGITVVRRVSGGGAMFVEPGNTITYSIYAPDALVRGMSFQESYAYLDDWVLEALGELGIRAWYQPLNDIASDAGKIGGAAQARRGRAVLHHVTMSYDIDADKMTEVLRIGKEKLSDKGIASAKKRVDPLRSQTGMPRDEIIARMLDVFRRRYGLTPGALRDTEREQAREQADAKFSTPEWTAQVP from the coding sequence ATGAGCACTGCGCAGCAGCCCCCCCGCGCCGATTGGCGGGATTTCGACTGGCAACTGATCCACGAGGGTCCCGAGCAGCCGGCCATGCACATGGCGCTGGATGCCGTGCTGGCCGACGAGGTCGGCGCGGGCCGGCACCCGCCCACGCTGCGCATCTGGGAATGGGCCGCGCCAGCCGTGGTCATCGGCCGCTTCCAGTCGCTGCAGAACGAAGTCGAGCCCACCGGCGCGCAACGCCACGGCATCACCGTCGTGCGGCGCGTGAGCGGCGGCGGCGCCATGTTCGTCGAGCCCGGCAACACCATCACCTATTCCATCTATGCGCCCGATGCGCTGGTGCGCGGCATGTCCTTCCAGGAATCCTACGCCTACCTGGACGACTGGGTGCTGGAAGCGCTGGGCGAACTGGGCATCCGCGCCTGGTACCAGCCGCTGAACGACATCGCCTCGGATGCCGGCAAGATCGGCGGCGCCGCCCAGGCCCGCCGCGGCCGCGCCGTGCTGCATCACGTCACCATGTCCTATGACATCGACGCCGACAAGATGACCGAGGTGCTGCGCATCGGCAAGGAGAAGCTCTCGGACAAGGGCATCGCCAGCGCCAAGAAGCGCGTGGACCCCTTGCGCAGCCAGACCGGCATGCCGCGCGACGAAATCATCGCGCGCATGCTGGACGTTTTCCGCCGCCGCTACGGCCTGACGCCCGGCGCCCTGCGCGACACCGAGCGCGAGCAGGCACGCGAGCAGGCCGACGCCAAGTTTTCCACCCCGGAATGGACCGCGCAGGTGCCCTGA
- a CDS encoding lipoate protein ligase C-terminal domain-containing protein translates to MHAEYKVPGGKLVVADLEVVDGQMRNVRISGDFFLEPPEALDAINDALEGMPVEASETEIALAVQLALPDKAELFGFSSEAVAVTVGRALG, encoded by the coding sequence ATGCATGCAGAGTACAAGGTTCCCGGCGGCAAACTCGTTGTCGCCGATCTCGAGGTCGTGGACGGCCAGATGCGCAATGTGCGCATCAGCGGCGACTTCTTCCTCGAGCCACCCGAAGCGCTGGATGCCATCAATGACGCGCTGGAAGGCATGCCCGTCGAAGCCAGCGAAACCGAGATCGCGCTGGCGGTCCAGCTGGCCCTGCCCGACAAGGCCGAGCTGTTCGGCTTTTCGTCCGAGGCCGTCGCCGTCACGGTCGGCCGGGCGCTGGGCTGA
- a CDS encoding glutathione binding-like protein, whose product MIDLYYWTTPNGHKITLFLEETGLPYTLHPINIGKGEQFAPAFLAIAPNNRIPAIVDNAPADGQAPIPLFESGAILLYLAEKTHQFIPADPRGRADVLQWLFWQMGGLGPMAGQNHHFSQYAPEKLPYAIDRYVRETNRLYGVLDKRLADREFIAGDYSIADMASYPWIVPHQKQGQDLDDFPHLKRWFEAIKARPATVRAYARAEAINQQPSVSDDASRRILFGQTAASVQR is encoded by the coding sequence ATGATCGACCTGTATTACTGGACCACGCCCAACGGCCACAAGATCACCCTCTTCCTGGAAGAGACCGGACTGCCCTACACCCTGCATCCGATCAATATCGGCAAGGGCGAGCAGTTCGCGCCGGCATTCCTGGCGATCGCACCGAACAACCGCATCCCGGCCATCGTCGATAACGCCCCCGCCGACGGCCAGGCGCCCATCCCGCTGTTCGAGTCCGGCGCCATCCTGCTCTACCTGGCGGAAAAAACGCACCAGTTCATCCCCGCGGATCCGCGCGGACGCGCCGACGTCCTGCAGTGGCTCTTCTGGCAGATGGGCGGCCTGGGCCCCATGGCCGGCCAGAACCACCACTTCTCGCAGTACGCGCCGGAAAAACTTCCCTACGCCATCGACCGCTACGTGCGCGAGACCAACCGCCTGTACGGCGTGCTGGACAAGCGCCTGGCCGACCGTGAATTCATCGCGGGCGACTATTCGATTGCCGACATGGCGTCCTATCCCTGGATCGTGCCGCACCAGAAGCAAGGCCAGGACCTGGACGATTTTCCCCACCTGAAGCGCTGGTTCGAGGCCATCAAGGCGCGGCCGGCCACGGTGCGCGCCTATGCGCGCGCCGAGGCGATCAACCAGCAGCCATCCGTCAGCGACGACGCGTCGCGCCGGATTCTCTTCGGGCAAACCGCGGCCTCGGTCCAACGCTGA
- a CDS encoding glutathione peroxidase, which yields MSSLYEFSVTDIEGAPRALADFQGKVVLVVNVASQCGFTPQYEGLEALQRDYAAQGFAVLGFPCDQFGHQEPGDEASIKSFCELRYGVTFPMFAKVEVNGNNAAPLYRWLKGEKPGILGTEAIKWNFTKFLVGRDGQVIRRYAPTDTPASLRKDIDAALAQPAPAATP from the coding sequence ATGTCCTCCCTGTACGAGTTTTCCGTCACCGATATCGAGGGCGCGCCCCGCGCCCTCGCCGACTTCCAGGGCAAGGTTGTCCTGGTCGTCAACGTCGCGTCGCAATGCGGCTTCACGCCGCAATACGAAGGCCTGGAAGCCCTGCAGCGCGACTACGCCGCGCAAGGCTTCGCCGTGCTGGGCTTTCCCTGTGACCAGTTCGGCCACCAGGAGCCGGGCGACGAAGCCAGCATCAAGTCCTTCTGCGAATTGCGCTACGGCGTGACCTTCCCGATGTTCGCCAAGGTCGAGGTCAACGGCAACAATGCCGCGCCGCTGTATCGCTGGCTCAAGGGCGAGAAGCCCGGCATCCTCGGCACCGAGGCCATCAAGTGGAACTTCACCAAGTTCCTGGTCGGCCGCGATGGCCAGGTCATTCGCCGCTACGCGCCCACCGACACGCCCGCCAGCCTGCGCAAGGACATCGACGCCGCGCTGGCCCAGCCCGCGCCTGCCGCCACCCCCTGA
- the phrB gene encoding deoxyribodipyrimidine photo-lyase yields the protein MASLYWARTDLRVHDNAALHAAAQQGPVTAVYLAAPGQWRIHGDAPAKIDFWLRNLRAFADALAERGIDLHVLTMDTWAEAPDLLADFCDAHGIGAVHCNIEYPVNERRRDGLVARRLRERGVALLGHHGAVLLAPGTVRTGGGDYYRVFTPFSKRCRDLLREAPLAALPPPAAQSVPRRGEAPAPTPLSADGFETPPAALGDQWPAGEDAAHAALDAFVDEAITAYDTRRDLPAYRGTSRVSAYLAAGVLSPGQCLRAALSANQGELDSGSTGVRTWITEILWREFYQHLLAGFPSLSMHQPMKPETAAVPWRDAPDDLQAWQQGRTGVPIVDAGMRELLACGWMHNRVRMVTAMFLSKNLLIDWRLGEAWFMAHLVDGDLAANNGGWQWSASTGADAAPYFRVFNPVSQSQRFDPQGVYLRRWLPELANLDNKAIHEPSAAQRKACGYPAAIVDLKTSRQRAIDAYAGLK from the coding sequence ATGGCTTCGCTGTACTGGGCACGCACCGACCTGCGCGTGCATGACAACGCGGCGCTGCACGCCGCCGCGCAACAAGGGCCGGTGACGGCCGTCTACCTGGCGGCCCCCGGTCAATGGCGCATCCACGGCGACGCGCCCGCGAAGATCGACTTCTGGCTGCGCAACCTGCGCGCCTTCGCCGACGCGCTGGCCGAGCGCGGCATCGACCTGCACGTGCTGACGATGGACACCTGGGCCGAGGCGCCCGACCTGCTGGCCGACTTCTGCGACGCCCACGGCATCGGCGCCGTCCACTGCAACATCGAATATCCCGTCAACGAGCGGCGCCGCGACGGCCTGGTGGCGCGCCGCCTGCGCGAGCGGGGCGTGGCACTCCTGGGCCACCATGGCGCCGTGCTGCTGGCGCCCGGCACGGTTCGCACCGGCGGCGGCGACTACTACCGCGTCTTCACGCCGTTCTCGAAACGCTGCCGCGACCTGCTGCGCGAAGCGCCGCTGGCCGCCTTGCCGCCCCCTGCCGCGCAGTCGGTCCCGCGACGCGGCGAGGCGCCCGCCCCCACGCCCTTGTCGGCCGACGGTTTCGAGACGCCCCCGGCCGCGCTCGGCGACCAGTGGCCTGCCGGCGAGGACGCCGCCCATGCCGCGCTGGATGCGTTCGTGGACGAGGCCATCACGGCCTACGACACCCGCCGCGACCTGCCCGCCTATCGCGGCACCAGCCGCGTCTCCGCCTACCTGGCCGCCGGCGTGCTGTCGCCCGGCCAGTGCCTGCGCGCGGCGCTCTCGGCCAACCAGGGCGAGCTCGACAGCGGCAGCACGGGCGTGCGCACCTGGATCACCGAGATTCTCTGGCGCGAGTTCTACCAGCATCTGCTGGCGGGTTTTCCCAGCCTGTCCATGCACCAGCCCATGAAGCCCGAGACGGCGGCCGTGCCCTGGCGCGACGCGCCCGACGACCTCCAGGCCTGGCAGCAGGGCCGTACCGGCGTGCCCATCGTGGATGCCGGCATGCGCGAGCTGCTGGCCTGCGGCTGGATGCACAACCGGGTGCGCATGGTCACCGCCATGTTCCTGTCCAAGAACCTGCTCATCGACTGGCGGCTGGGAGAAGCCTGGTTCATGGCCCATCTGGTCGATGGTGACCTGGCGGCCAACAACGGCGGCTGGCAATGGTCGGCCTCCACCGGCGCCGACGCCGCGCCTTATTTCCGCGTCTTCAATCCCGTGTCGCAATCGCAGCGCTTCGATCCGCAAGGGGTCTACCTGCGCCGCTGGCTGCCCGAACTGGCGAACCTGGACAACAAGGCCATCCATGAGCCAAGTGCCGCGCAACGCAAGGCTTGCGGCTACCCGGCGGCCATCGTGGACCTGAAGACCAGCCGACAGCGGGCCATCGATGCCTATGCCGGCTTGAAGTGA
- a CDS encoding peroxiredoxin has product MTALPAIALRPTRRLVTRAALAVSLLGLAGAHVLPAAHAALSAGAQAPTFTAEAALAGKPFTFDLAQALKEGPVVLYFYPAAFTQGCTIEAHLFAEATDTYKSMGATVIGVSGDDLETLKKFSVSACGGKFAVAADSDHSIMQNYDVAHAVLPGVANRVSFVISPEGKVLYQYASGDPSNHVKNTMEAVRAWHQGAHAPRNNPEKK; this is encoded by the coding sequence ATGACCGCCCTGCCCGCCATCGCCTTGCGCCCCACCCGCCGCCTTGTCACCCGCGCGGCGCTGGCAGTGTCCCTGCTGGGTCTTGCCGGCGCCCACGTCCTGCCCGCCGCGCACGCGGCACTGTCCGCGGGCGCACAGGCACCCACGTTCACCGCCGAGGCGGCCCTGGCCGGCAAGCCCTTCACCTTCGACCTGGCGCAAGCCCTGAAAGAAGGTCCCGTCGTGCTGTACTTCTATCCCGCGGCGTTCACGCAAGGCTGCACGATCGAAGCGCATCTCTTCGCCGAAGCCACCGACACCTACAAATCGATGGGCGCCACCGTGATCGGCGTGTCGGGCGACGACCTCGAGACGCTGAAGAAATTCTCCGTCAGCGCCTGCGGCGGCAAGTTCGCCGTGGCGGCCGACAGCGATCACAGCATCATGCAGAACTACGACGTGGCGCACGCCGTGCTGCCCGGCGTGGCCAACCGGGTCTCCTTCGTCATCTCGCCCGAGGGCAAAGTGCTGTACCAATATGCCAGCGGCGACCCGTCCAACCACGTGAAGAACACCATGGAGGCCGTTCGCGCCTGGCACCAGGGCGCCCACGCGCCGCGCAACAACCCGGAAAAGAAATAA
- a CDS encoding DoxX family protein — protein sequence MSTNDDAGKLLLRLTIGILLLFHGLFKLTNGIAGIQGMVSAAGWPTFVAYGVFVGELIAPILLIIGLYTRPAALIAAVNMLVAIALAHSSQLFGFTNNGGWQLELQGLFLFGSLSIALLGAGRYSVGGRYN from the coding sequence ATGTCCACCAATGACGACGCCGGCAAGCTGCTCCTCCGACTGACCATCGGCATCCTTCTGCTGTTCCATGGCCTTTTCAAGCTGACGAACGGCATCGCCGGCATCCAGGGCATGGTGAGCGCCGCCGGCTGGCCGACCTTCGTGGCCTATGGCGTCTTCGTGGGTGAGCTGATCGCCCCGATCCTGCTGATCATCGGCCTGTACACACGCCCGGCCGCGCTCATCGCCGCCGTCAACATGCTGGTGGCCATCGCCCTGGCGCACAGCTCGCAGCTGTTCGGCTTCACGAACAACGGCGGCTGGCAGCTCGAGCTGCAAGGCCTGTTCCTGTTCGGCTCGCTGTCCATCGCATTGCTGGGCGCCGGCCGCTACAGCGTGGGCGGCCGCTACAACTGA
- a CDS encoding alpha/beta fold hydrolase — MKLLSQLLATPLLAMAVQAGAAHAAPGAPVIRNASTLTTPDGVDLYYKDWGPRNGPVVTFSHGWPLNSDSWESQMIFLASQGYRVVAHDRRGHGRSSQPWEGNDMDHYADDLAAVIDALDLKDVTLVGFSTGGGEVARYIGRHGTARVKKAVLVSAVPPLMLKTADNPGGLPIEVFDGIRKASLENRAQLYLDLASGPFYGYNRPGAKASQGLIDSWRAQGLQAGHKNTYDSIAAFSATDFRADLKKFNVPTLVIHGDDDQIVPLDSSGKASAALIRNAQLIVYPGAPHGLTDTHKARFNQDLLDFLKR, encoded by the coding sequence ATGAAACTGCTTTCCCAACTCCTCGCCACCCCCCTCCTGGCCATGGCCGTGCAGGCCGGCGCCGCGCATGCGGCACCCGGCGCCCCCGTCATCCGCAATGCAAGCACCCTCACCACGCCCGACGGCGTGGACCTCTACTACAAGGACTGGGGCCCCAGGAACGGTCCGGTGGTGACGTTCAGCCACGGCTGGCCGCTCAACTCGGACAGCTGGGAATCGCAGATGATCTTCCTGGCCTCGCAGGGCTATCGCGTGGTCGCGCATGACCGCCGTGGCCACGGCCGTTCCAGCCAGCCCTGGGAAGGCAACGACATGGACCACTACGCCGACGACCTGGCCGCCGTGATCGATGCGCTCGACCTGAAGGACGTCACCCTGGTCGGCTTCTCCACCGGCGGCGGTGAAGTGGCGCGATACATCGGCCGCCACGGCACCGCGCGCGTGAAGAAGGCTGTGCTGGTCAGCGCCGTGCCTCCCTTGATGCTGAAGACGGCGGACAACCCGGGCGGCCTGCCGATCGAAGTCTTCGACGGCATCCGCAAGGCCTCGCTGGAAAACCGGGCACAGCTCTACCTGGATCTCGCCTCGGGTCCCTTCTATGGCTACAACCGCCCCGGCGCCAAGGCCTCGCAGGGCCTCATCGACAGCTGGCGCGCGCAAGGCCTGCAGGCCGGCCACAAGAACACCTATGACTCCATCGCGGCGTTCTCGGCCACCGATTTCCGCGCGGACCTGAAGAAGTTCAACGTGCCCACCCTGGTCATCCACGGCGACGACGACCAGATCGTGCCGCTCGACAGTTCCGGCAAGGCATCCGCCGCGCTGATCAGGAACGCCCAGCTGATCGTCTATCCGGGCGCCCCGCACGGCCTGACTGACACGCACAAGGCGCGCTTCAACCAGGACCTGCTGGACTTCCTGAAACGCTGA
- a CDS encoding AraC family transcriptional regulator, with protein MVDRLAALMTHFPVRAQMFNAGALCGLNAVDSDGVRGQLHLIRDGAVQVRYGQETLPIAQPSLLLFPRPLSHRFLTDPERGADMVCAHLSFEGGADNPVASALPGVVCLPLDRIGGAVAVLSLLFEEAFEQRCGRVALVERLFEVVMIQVLRQLMESGEVKGGMLSGLSHPRLRHALVAMHEAPAQAWTLDALAGVAGMSRSVFATTFRDTVGSTPGQYLQCWRVQLAQRALRLGRPLKRIADEVGYGSEAALSRAFKALSGYSPREWRKQAPVAADG; from the coding sequence ATGGTGGATCGGCTTGCCGCCTTGATGACGCACTTTCCCGTGCGGGCGCAGATGTTCAACGCAGGCGCGCTGTGCGGCCTGAATGCCGTGGACAGCGACGGCGTGCGAGGGCAGTTGCACCTGATTCGTGACGGCGCGGTGCAGGTGCGTTACGGCCAGGAGACCCTGCCTATCGCGCAGCCCAGCCTGCTGCTGTTTCCGCGGCCGCTGAGCCACCGTTTCCTCACCGACCCCGAGCGCGGCGCCGACATGGTCTGCGCGCACCTGAGTTTCGAGGGCGGCGCCGACAATCCGGTCGCGTCGGCATTGCCGGGGGTCGTATGCCTGCCCCTGGATCGCATCGGGGGGGCTGTCGCGGTGCTGTCGCTGCTGTTCGAGGAAGCCTTCGAACAGCGTTGCGGGCGCGTGGCGCTGGTCGAACGGTTGTTCGAGGTGGTGATGATCCAGGTCCTGCGCCAGCTGATGGAAAGCGGCGAGGTGAAGGGCGGGATGCTGTCGGGCCTGTCGCATCCCCGGCTGCGCCATGCGCTGGTGGCGATGCATGAGGCGCCCGCGCAGGCGTGGACGCTCGATGCGCTTGCCGGCGTCGCGGGCATGTCGCGCAGCGTGTTCGCCACGACGTTCCGCGACACCGTGGGCAGCACGCCGGGGCAGTACCTGCAATGCTGGCGCGTGCAACTGGCGCAGCGGGCGCTGCGGCTGGGGCGTCCCTTGAAGCGGATTGCGGATGAGGTCGGCTACGGCAGCGAAGCCGCCTTGTCGCGGGCATTCAAGGCGCTGTCCGGATACTCTCCGCGGGAGTGGAGGAAGCAGGCGCCAGTCGCGGCCGACGGCTGA